The following are encoded in a window of Mycolicibacterium tusciae JS617 genomic DNA:
- a CDS encoding MCE family protein — protein MDKTLRAGIFGIAVVVMVIFVAFGYSSLPFFPQGKSYEAFFADAGGISPGNDVNVSGITVGKVSDVALAGEVARVSFTVNRKIRLGDQTLVSIRTDTVLGERSLGVAPAGSGSVTSIPVSRTTVPYTLNMALSDLGQNAGAIDQDQLTQALGVLTDSFRDATPELRRTLDGVATLSRSINANDEALGQLLTRAKSVTGVLADRAGQVNQLVTDGNQLFAALDERRAALSNLIAGIDDVSQQISGFVSDNRREFGPALRKLNLVLDNLLERREHISEALKRLPPYATALGESVGSGSGFMVNLPNAIPNNTQEAVLLDLYFQPGKIPDSLSDMLRGFIQERLIIKPKSP, from the coding sequence ATGGTCATATTCGTCGCATTCGGCTACAGCAGTCTGCCGTTTTTTCCTCAGGGCAAGTCGTATGAGGCCTTCTTCGCCGACGCCGGTGGCATCTCGCCGGGTAACGACGTCAACGTCTCCGGCATCACGGTCGGCAAAGTGAGCGACGTCGCGCTCGCCGGCGAGGTCGCGAGGGTGTCTTTCACCGTCAACCGCAAGATCAGGCTGGGCGATCAGACTCTCGTATCGATCCGGACCGACACCGTTCTGGGGGAGAGGTCGCTCGGGGTCGCTCCGGCGGGCAGCGGGTCGGTGACCTCAATTCCGGTGTCCCGCACGACAGTTCCGTACACATTGAACATGGCCCTATCGGATCTCGGTCAGAACGCCGGTGCGATCGATCAGGACCAGTTGACCCAGGCGCTGGGTGTGCTGACCGATTCATTTCGCGACGCGACGCCCGAGCTTCGCCGCACGCTCGACGGGGTGGCCACCCTGTCGCGCAGCATCAACGCCAACGACGAAGCGCTGGGCCAGCTGTTGACACGCGCGAAGTCGGTCACCGGGGTACTCGCCGATCGGGCCGGCCAGGTGAATCAACTCGTCACCGACGGCAATCAACTCTTCGCCGCACTTGATGAGCGGCGGGCCGCGCTGAGCAATTTGATCGCAGGCATCGACGATGTATCACAGCAGATTTCGGGATTTGTCTCCGATAACCGCCGCGAGTTCGGCCCGGCCCTGAGGAAACTGAACCTTGTGTTGGACAACCTGCTCGAACGCCGTGAGCACATCAGCGAGGCGCTCAAGCGGTTGCCGCCGTATGCCACCGCGCTCGGTGAGTCCGTCGGTTCGGGTTCGGGCTTCATGGTGAACCTGCCCAACGCAATACCGAACAACACGCAGGAGGCCGTGCTCTTGGACCTCTACTTCCAGCCGGGCAAGATTCCGGACAGCCTCTCCGACATGCTGCGCGGTTTCATCCAGGAGCGCCTGATCATTAAGCCGAAGTCGCCATGA
- a CDS encoding MCE family protein, giving the protein MSRWVRFGIVGALVVALLGGLYVIWPRVTTYRVDGYFASAAGIYPGDEVRVVGVPIGSVESITPQADAVKITMRVKDGVKLPADVRAVIMAPNLVAARFVQFTPVYKEGPELGDGASIKLDRTAVPVEWDDVKTELTRLSQQLGPAAGQVQGPLGEFVNQAADTFDGNGESFREALRELSQTAGRLGDSSTDLFGTVKNLHILVDALSESNEQIVQFSGHLSSVSQVLADSTVGLDDTLGSLNQALSDVRGFLDEHNETLIGNIDRLTDFTTILTNQTDDVEQILHVLPNAMVNFYNIYNPAQGTANGLLGLPEFQNPVQFICGNFDGAGIPEYDKRSEICRQRMAPVLKRLAMNFPPFMQHGINTITAYKGQVIYDTPATEAKAKTYIPYLEWIPADGRFPPRQGDPGDPSALLLPQPAAPGPPPPAQPYTLGPVILPPGPPPGPGPGAPPAPAVPGPLPAEAGVPHGGGQ; this is encoded by the coding sequence ATGAGTCGGTGGGTGCGTTTTGGAATCGTCGGCGCGCTGGTAGTGGCGCTGCTCGGTGGCCTGTATGTGATTTGGCCACGAGTCACCACGTACCGGGTCGATGGATACTTCGCTTCGGCGGCGGGCATCTACCCCGGAGACGAGGTCCGCGTCGTCGGCGTTCCGATCGGCTCGGTCGAATCGATCACCCCCCAGGCCGATGCCGTCAAGATCACGATGAGGGTGAAGGACGGCGTCAAGCTGCCCGCCGACGTTCGCGCAGTGATCATGGCGCCGAATCTCGTTGCGGCCCGGTTCGTTCAATTCACGCCTGTCTACAAAGAGGGCCCGGAGTTGGGGGACGGCGCCAGCATCAAGTTGGACCGCACCGCCGTGCCTGTGGAGTGGGACGATGTCAAGACCGAGCTGACGAGACTCAGTCAGCAGCTCGGACCGGCGGCGGGCCAGGTTCAGGGGCCGTTGGGCGAGTTCGTCAATCAGGCCGCCGACACCTTCGACGGCAACGGCGAATCGTTCCGGGAAGCCTTGCGCGAGCTGTCGCAGACCGCAGGGCGGCTGGGTGACTCGAGCACCGACCTGTTCGGCACGGTGAAGAACCTCCATATCCTGGTCGACGCGCTTTCCGAGAGTAACGAGCAAATCGTCCAATTCAGTGGGCATTTGTCCTCGGTCTCACAGGTCCTCGCCGACAGTACGGTGGGACTGGACGACACCCTGGGCAGCCTCAACCAGGCGCTGTCGGACGTCCGCGGCTTCCTCGATGAGCACAACGAGACGCTGATCGGCAATATCGACCGGCTGACCGACTTCACCACCATCCTGACAAACCAGACCGACGACGTCGAGCAGATCCTGCACGTCTTGCCGAACGCGATGGTGAACTTCTACAACATCTACAACCCGGCACAGGGCACCGCCAACGGTCTGCTCGGCCTGCCGGAGTTCCAAAACCCGGTGCAGTTCATCTGCGGCAACTTCGACGGCGCGGGGATACCCGAGTACGACAAGCGATCCGAGATCTGTCGCCAACGCATGGCGCCGGTGCTGAAGCGCCTGGCGATGAACTTCCCGCCCTTCATGCAGCACGGGATCAACACGATCACCGCATACAAGGGCCAGGTCATCTACGACACCCCGGCGACTGAGGCCAAGGCCAAGACCTACATCCCGTATCTGGAGTGGATACCGGCCGACGGGCGGTTCCCGCCACGACAGGGCGACCCGGGCGACCCCAGCGCGTTGTTGCTGCCCCAACCCGCCGCGCCCGGTCCACCGCCGCCGGCGCAGCCGTACACACTTGGGCCGGTAATACTGCCGCCAGGTCCACCGCCTGGTCCGGGCCCGGGTGCGCCGCCGGCGCCAGCTGTGCCCGGCCCGCTTCCGGCCGAGGCCGGCGTCCCGCATGGAGGCGGACAATGA
- a CDS encoding MCE family protein, with protein MTRELLGVKVGRAATRTLAIGTGAVLLAGCQFGGLNSLDMPGTKGHGKGSFTITVEVPDVATLPQNSPVMVDDVTVGSVSGIEAVQRADGSFYAAVKLSLDENVKLPENSTVRVGQTSLLGSQHIALAPPVDQPPVGEMQEGLRIPLSDGSRAPTTEEVLSALGTVVNKGNLGALQDITQELYNGVAGREGQFKGLIPRLAELASSLNRQTDDIIATAEGLNRFASVLAHSKDSLGRALDTLPGALKVLNENRGDIVDAFAALQRLGTVASRILAETKDDFAQDVIDVYSVIKPINDTRSDLVSSLDSLATFPFPGKNLPKVARGDYFNVFSTFDLTIRRLGETIFTTSFFDSNMKRLAEVVNPPEFLTGEMANLSGQAADPFKIPAGTASGQEVPAE; from the coding sequence ATGACACGCGAGCTATTGGGGGTCAAAGTCGGGCGCGCGGCCACCCGCACCCTGGCCATCGGCACCGGCGCGGTACTGCTGGCCGGCTGCCAGTTCGGCGGCTTGAACTCGCTGGACATGCCGGGCACCAAGGGTCACGGAAAAGGCTCCTTCACGATCACCGTGGAAGTGCCCGACGTGGCCACGCTGCCACAGAACTCGCCCGTGATGGTCGACGACGTCACGGTCGGCAGCGTCTCGGGTATCGAGGCCGTTCAGCGAGCAGACGGCAGCTTCTACGCGGCGGTGAAACTCTCACTGGACGAAAATGTCAAGTTGCCGGAGAACTCGACAGTGAGGGTCGGACAGACATCGCTGTTGGGGTCGCAGCACATCGCGCTGGCACCTCCGGTTGACCAGCCACCGGTTGGCGAAATGCAAGAGGGGCTTCGCATTCCGCTGAGCGACGGCAGCCGCGCTCCGACGACGGAAGAAGTGCTCTCCGCGCTGGGCACTGTCGTCAACAAGGGCAACCTCGGCGCGCTGCAGGACATCACACAGGAGCTCTACAACGGCGTGGCCGGCCGTGAGGGGCAGTTCAAAGGTCTGATCCCGCGGCTCGCCGAACTGGCCTCGTCGTTGAATCGGCAGACAGACGACATCATCGCAACGGCCGAAGGCCTGAACCGATTCGCAAGTGTGCTCGCTCACAGCAAGGACAGTCTGGGTCGGGCGCTGGACACCCTGCCCGGAGCGCTCAAGGTACTCAACGAGAACCGTGGCGATATCGTCGACGCCTTCGCCGCACTACAGCGCCTCGGCACGGTGGCGTCGCGCATCCTGGCTGAAACCAAAGATGACTTCGCCCAGGACGTCATCGACGTGTACTCGGTGATCAAGCCGATCAACGACACCCGCTCCGATCTCGTTTCCAGCCTGGACAGCCTGGCAACGTTCCCGTTCCCCGGTAAGAACTTGCCCAAGGTGGCCAGGGGCGACTACTTCAACGTCTTCTCCACATTCGATCTGACAATCCGCAGGCTCGGCGAGACCATTTTCACGACGTCGTTCTTCGACTCGAACATGAAGCGCCTCGCCGAAGTCGTCAACCCGCCGGAATTCCTCACCGGTGAGATGGCAAACCTGTCAGGGCAGGCCGCTGACCCGTTCAAGATCCCGGCTGGCACCGCGTCGGGCCAGGAGGTGCCAGCGGAATAA
- a CDS encoding MCE family protein: MFSRTTRIQLWIFAIVTVLAVGAIALLYVRVPARLGIGTYEVTANFVAGGGLYENANVTFRGVQAGRVEAVKLTNNGVAARMRINSDIKIPENSTATVKSVSAVGEQYVDFVPPADPSPGLLRNGANIPKERTAIPQDVAELLREADNLVSSLDNTRLQDLLRETFAAFNGAGPELARLISSARALIDEADASWPQTSTLIDQAGPFLDAQIQSGDDIRSSFDGLARLTTEVANADPQVREVLTVAPGAAAEASETFSGIRPSFPVLAANLANFGRVGVIYHKSIEQALVIFPALQASLLTIGGQLPVSEGGKQDFKISINDPPPCTTGFLPGADIRTPGDTTLRDLPTDLYCKVSQNDPSVVRGARNYPCQEVPGKRAPTIQLCRDPAGYVPLGNNPWRGPPVPIGTPSDIMEDDTPEDGRNILPPNKFPYIPPEADPDPGYPVAPGLLPPDVPRGPGPAPHQPWPYIPPPNSGPPPPPYTAWIPPAPYPNAWPPPAIPPGWATNPTNPPDIFAGPYGPPPPPAPAPPAGLPPAAAPLAGLPSAAPAPAGAPPAASATSYGTYDQRTGVFIDPAGGTGVYAPGVADMRPQENWLDLMLYPKQV, translated from the coding sequence ATGTTCAGTCGAACTACGCGGATTCAATTGTGGATCTTCGCCATCGTGACCGTGCTCGCGGTCGGCGCCATCGCTCTGCTTTACGTACGTGTGCCCGCCCGGCTCGGCATCGGCACGTATGAGGTCACCGCGAACTTCGTGGCAGGCGGCGGCCTGTACGAGAACGCCAATGTCACCTTTCGCGGCGTGCAAGCCGGACGGGTCGAGGCCGTAAAGCTGACCAACAACGGCGTCGCCGCGCGCATGCGAATCAACAGCGATATCAAGATTCCGGAGAACTCCACCGCCACCGTCAAAAGCGTGTCCGCGGTCGGCGAACAATACGTGGATTTCGTTCCACCCGCTGACCCCTCGCCGGGGCTGCTGCGTAACGGCGCAAACATTCCCAAGGAGCGCACGGCGATCCCGCAGGACGTCGCCGAACTGCTGCGTGAGGCCGACAACTTGGTCAGCAGCCTCGACAACACCCGTCTGCAGGATCTGCTCCGTGAGACGTTCGCGGCGTTCAACGGCGCCGGACCCGAACTGGCGCGGTTGATTTCATCGGCACGCGCGCTGATCGACGAGGCCGACGCAAGCTGGCCGCAGACCTCGACGCTGATAGACCAGGCTGGGCCGTTCCTGGATGCACAGATCCAAAGCGGCGACGACATCCGGTCGTCGTTCGACGGCCTCGCGCGCTTGACGACCGAGGTGGCCAACGCCGATCCGCAGGTTCGCGAGGTGCTCACCGTCGCGCCAGGAGCTGCCGCCGAGGCCAGCGAGACGTTCTCGGGCATCCGTCCGTCGTTTCCGGTGCTCGCGGCCAACCTGGCCAACTTCGGCCGCGTCGGCGTCATCTATCACAAGTCGATCGAACAGGCGCTTGTCATCTTTCCCGCCCTCCAGGCATCTCTGCTGACGATCGGCGGCCAGCTCCCCGTGAGCGAAGGCGGCAAGCAGGACTTCAAGATCTCGATCAACGACCCGCCACCTTGCACCACTGGATTCCTCCCGGGGGCCGACATTCGCACCCCGGGCGACACGACCCTTCGCGACCTGCCAACGGACCTGTATTGCAAGGTTTCGCAGAATGATCCGAGCGTGGTGCGTGGGGCGAGGAACTACCCGTGCCAGGAAGTTCCCGGCAAGCGCGCACCGACAATTCAGCTGTGCCGCGACCCGGCCGGCTACGTTCCGCTCGGCAACAACCCATGGCGTGGTCCGCCGGTGCCCATAGGTACACCGTCGGACATCATGGAGGACGACACACCAGAGGACGGGCGAAACATCCTGCCGCCCAACAAGTTCCCGTACATCCCACCGGAGGCCGATCCGGACCCGGGATATCCCGTCGCGCCGGGTTTGTTGCCACCCGACGTACCGAGGGGCCCGGGACCGGCGCCGCATCAGCCGTGGCCGTACATCCCGCCGCCGAACTCGGGACCGCCACCGCCGCCGTACACGGCGTGGATCCCGCCGGCGCCGTACCCGAACGCATGGCCTCCGCCGGCGATCCCGCCGGGCTGGGCGACCAATCCGACCAATCCGCCGGACATCTTCGCCGGACCCTACGGTCCTCCGCCGCCTCCGGCGCCGGCGCCGCCTGCCGGACTGCCACCTGCGGCAGCGCCACTTGCTGGACTTCCGTCTGCGGCACCGGCACCTGCGGGAGCGCCACCTGCGGCCAGTGCAACCAGCTACGGCACGTACGATCAGCGCACAGGCGTCTTCATCGACCCGGCCGGCGGTACGGGGGTGTACGCGCCCGGCGTCGCTGATATGCGGCCACAAGAGAACTGGCTTGATCTGATGCTGTATCCGAAGCAGGTGTAA
- a CDS encoding alpha,alpha-trehalose-phosphate synthase (UDP-forming), with product MSRGSGRKVSSGDSDFVVVANRLPIDMERLPDGTTTWKRSPGGLVTALEPLLRRRRGAWIGWPGIPDAGDEQIEQDDMLLCPVSLSSEDVAEYYEGFSNAALWPLYHDVIVKPIYHREWWDSYVDVNRRFAEATAKTAADGATVWVQDYQLQLVPKMLRELRPDLTIGFFLHIPFPPIELFMQMPWRTEIIEGLLGADLVGFHLPGGAQNFLILARRLVGANTSRATIGVRSRFGEIEVGSRTVKVGAFPISIDSTALDQQSRSRAIRQRATEIRNELGNPRKILLGVDRLDYTKGIDVRLKAFSELLDEHRAHREDTVLVQLATPSRERVESYIAMRESIERQVGHINGEHGDIGHPIVHYLHRPIPRDELIAFFVAADVMLVTPLRDGMNLVAKEYVACRSDLGGALVLSEFTGAAAELRQAYLANPHHLEGVKGAIEAALNQTPEEGRRRMRALRRQVLVHDVDLWARSFLESLAATREDAAKSV from the coding sequence GTGAGCCGGGGGAGCGGCCGCAAGGTCAGCTCCGGGGACTCCGACTTCGTCGTGGTCGCCAACCGGCTGCCGATTGACATGGAACGGCTGCCCGACGGCACCACGACGTGGAAACGCAGCCCGGGCGGTCTGGTGACCGCCTTGGAGCCGCTTCTCCGCCGCCGCCGGGGTGCCTGGATCGGCTGGCCCGGCATACCCGACGCAGGCGACGAGCAGATCGAGCAGGACGACATGCTGCTGTGCCCGGTCAGCCTGTCGTCCGAAGACGTCGCCGAGTATTACGAGGGCTTTTCGAATGCGGCGCTGTGGCCGCTGTATCACGATGTGATCGTCAAGCCGATCTACCACCGTGAGTGGTGGGACTCCTACGTCGATGTCAACCGCCGGTTCGCCGAGGCGACGGCGAAGACCGCAGCCGACGGCGCCACGGTCTGGGTTCAGGATTACCAGCTGCAGCTCGTCCCGAAGATGCTGCGAGAGTTGCGGCCCGACCTCACGATCGGCTTCTTTCTGCACATCCCGTTCCCGCCGATCGAACTGTTCATGCAGATGCCTTGGCGCACCGAGATCATCGAGGGTCTGCTCGGCGCCGATTTGGTCGGCTTTCACCTGCCCGGCGGCGCACAGAACTTCCTGATCCTGGCCCGCAGGCTCGTAGGCGCCAACACCTCACGCGCGACCATCGGCGTGCGGTCCCGCTTCGGTGAGATCGAGGTCGGCTCCCGCACCGTGAAAGTGGGCGCTTTCCCGATCTCCATCGATTCGACGGCGCTCGACCAGCAGTCGCGGTCGCGCGCGATCCGGCAGCGGGCCACCGAGATTCGCAACGAGCTCGGCAATCCGCGCAAGATCCTGCTCGGCGTCGATCGGCTGGACTACACGAAGGGTATCGACGTCCGGCTCAAGGCATTCTCGGAGCTACTCGACGAGCACCGGGCCCACCGTGAGGACACCGTGCTGGTTCAGCTCGCGACGCCGAGCCGGGAACGCGTCGAGAGCTACATCGCGATGCGCGAAAGTATCGAGCGCCAGGTCGGCCATATCAACGGTGAACATGGCGATATCGGTCATCCGATCGTGCATTACCTGCACCGTCCGATACCTCGCGACGAGTTGATCGCCTTCTTCGTCGCGGCCGACGTCATGCTGGTGACACCGCTGCGCGACGGTATGAATCTGGTCGCCAAGGAGTACGTCGCCTGTCGCAGCGATCTCGGCGGCGCACTGGTCCTCAGCGAATTCACCGGTGCCGCAGCCGAACTCCGCCAGGCCTATCTGGCGAATCCGCATCACCTAGAAGGTGTCAAGGGTGCCATCGAGGCGGCCTTGAATCAGACGCCGGAGGAAGGCAGGCGGCGAATGCGTGCGTTGCGCCGCCAGGTGTTGGTGCACGACGTCGACCTGTGGGCGCGGTCGTTCCTGGAATCGCTGGCCGCGACCCGGGAAGACGCGGCTAAATCGGTTTGA
- a CDS encoding enoyl-CoA hydratase — MASPDLTSAEQVGGEAPQQVTYETLDEGRIARIWLNRPGAQNAQSRTLLVQLDEAFGRAEADDEVRVVILAARGKNFSAGHDLGSEEALLERKPGPGQHPTFSINGATRQAVAEKTYLQEWHYFFENTRRWRDLRKITIAQVQGSAISAALMLIWACDLIVASDDAKFSDVVAVRMGMPGVEYYAHPWEFGARKAKELLLTGDSIDAEEAYRLGMVSKVFPRAELEDKTLDFARRIAERPTMAALLVKDSVNAAADAMGFSEALRHAFHIHELGHAHWAAANENRYPVGLPPDVPDWRTLGAPKPARYNEP, encoded by the coding sequence GTGGCTAGCCCTGATCTGACAAGTGCCGAACAGGTGGGCGGTGAAGCACCCCAACAGGTCACTTACGAGACGCTGGACGAGGGGCGAATCGCACGCATCTGGCTCAACCGGCCCGGCGCCCAGAACGCCCAATCGCGAACCTTGTTGGTCCAGCTGGACGAAGCCTTCGGTCGCGCCGAGGCCGACGACGAGGTTCGGGTCGTCATCCTGGCGGCCCGAGGCAAGAACTTCTCGGCCGGGCATGACCTCGGTTCCGAGGAGGCGCTGTTGGAGCGCAAGCCCGGTCCCGGCCAGCACCCGACATTTTCGATCAACGGTGCGACGAGGCAGGCCGTTGCGGAGAAGACCTATCTGCAGGAGTGGCACTACTTCTTTGAGAACACCCGCCGCTGGCGGGATCTGCGCAAGATCACCATCGCGCAGGTGCAGGGCAGCGCGATCTCGGCCGCGCTGATGTTGATCTGGGCGTGCGATCTGATTGTCGCCTCAGACGACGCCAAGTTCAGCGACGTCGTCGCCGTCAGAATGGGGATGCCCGGCGTGGAGTATTACGCCCACCCCTGGGAATTCGGCGCACGTAAGGCCAAAGAGCTTCTGCTGACCGGTGATTCGATTGACGCGGAAGAGGCCTACCGGCTGGGCATGGTGTCGAAGGTGTTCCCGCGCGCCGAACTCGAGGACAAGACGCTCGACTTCGCGCGGCGCATCGCCGAGCGGCCGACGATGGCCGCACTGTTGGTCAAGGACTCGGTCAATGCCGCGGCCGATGCGATGGGCTTCAGCGAGGCGCTTCGGCACGCGTTTCACATCCATGAGCTCGGGCACGCGCACTGGGCAGCCGCGAACGAAAACCGGTATCCGGTCGGCCTGCCGCCGGACGTGCCGGACTGGCGCACGCTTGGAGCCCCCAAGCCCGCCCGCTACAACGAACCGTGA
- a CDS encoding SDR family oxidoreductase, with protein MQLSLTGQTVLVTGGGSGIGKGAAAAIVAAGGNAMIVGRNADRLSAAADEIKAQGGSGSVLYEPADVTNEDEVTRAVEAATAWNGRLHGVVHCAGGSETIGPVTQIDSEAWRRTVDLNINGTMYVLKHAAREMVRGGGGSFIGISSIAASNTHRWFGAYGVSKAGIDHLMQLAADELGASWVRVNCIRPGLIRTELVAPVLDSPELSADYANITPLPRPGEVEDIANCAVFLLSEASSYITGQVINVDGGVLLRRGPDYSAMLEPLFGADGLRGVVAK; from the coding sequence GTGCAGCTGTCATTGACGGGGCAAACGGTACTGGTCACCGGTGGTGGCAGCGGCATCGGCAAGGGGGCTGCTGCAGCGATCGTGGCCGCGGGGGGCAACGCGATGATCGTCGGCCGAAATGCCGACAGGCTCTCGGCGGCAGCTGACGAGATCAAGGCGCAGGGTGGTTCCGGATCGGTGCTATACGAGCCCGCGGACGTCACCAACGAGGATGAGGTCACTCGTGCGGTCGAGGCCGCCACGGCATGGAACGGCCGGTTGCACGGCGTCGTTCACTGCGCCGGCGGAAGCGAGACCATCGGGCCGGTCACCCAGATCGATTCCGAGGCGTGGCGGCGCACCGTCGACCTGAACATCAACGGCACCATGTACGTGCTCAAGCACGCTGCGCGGGAGATGGTTCGTGGCGGCGGCGGATCTTTCATCGGCATTTCCTCGATCGCAGCGAGCAATACGCACCGGTGGTTTGGCGCCTATGGGGTCTCGAAGGCGGGTATCGATCATCTGATGCAGCTGGCGGCCGACGAACTCGGCGCGTCGTGGGTCCGGGTGAACTGCATCCGGCCGGGCCTAATCCGCACCGAACTCGTTGCGCCGGTCTTGGATTCGCCGGAGCTCAGTGCCGATTACGCGAACATCACTCCGTTGCCGCGGCCGGGTGAGGTCGAGGACATCGCGAACTGTGCGGTGTTCCTGCTGAGTGAGGCCTCGAGCTATATCACCGGACAGGTGATCAATGTCGACGGCGGGGTGCTGCTGCGCCGCGGCCCGGATTACTCGGCGATGCTCGAACCGCTCTTCGGGGCCGACGGGCTGCGCGGAGTCGTCGCGAAGTAG
- a CDS encoding DUF2243 domain-containing protein gives MKPSVWPGVLLGLGLGGFIDGIVLHEILQWHHMVSHVDDYPTDTLAGLEVNTVADGFFHVVTWLLVWAGTTMTVVSWRQGRLAPNWPFHFGLLLMGWGIFNVVEGVIDHQILQIHHVRDDLGAPLSWDIGFLVFGLLLVAGGWWLYKRGAHTLDQHTRTERPRTEG, from the coding sequence ATGAAGCCCAGCGTTTGGCCCGGCGTACTGCTCGGCCTCGGTCTTGGCGGCTTCATCGACGGCATCGTCCTGCACGAGATCCTTCAGTGGCATCACATGGTCAGCCACGTGGACGATTATCCAACGGACACCCTCGCGGGATTAGAGGTCAACACCGTCGCGGATGGCTTCTTCCACGTGGTGACTTGGCTGCTCGTCTGGGCGGGCACCACGATGACCGTCGTCAGCTGGCGGCAAGGCCGACTCGCGCCTAACTGGCCATTCCACTTTGGCCTGCTGCTGATGGGTTGGGGGATCTTCAATGTCGTCGAGGGGGTGATCGACCATCAGATTCTTCAAATACACCACGTGCGCGACGACCTCGGCGCCCCGCTGTCATGGGACATCGGGTTTCTGGTCTTCGGCCTGCTCTTGGTGGCCGGCGGCTGGTGGCTGTACAAGCGAGGCGCTCACACTCTCGACCAGCACACCCGGACTGAGCGTCCTCGCACCGAGGGCTGA
- a CDS encoding phosphatase PAP2 family protein, with translation MTPRTRWLLGTAVLALGVYALMWIGYVSQWKWLTAVDSAALDLAHDYGATRPGWVTAWDVFCTVLGPAAFRLVGLVVVVVALFRRHWRLVGFLLITAGLSGPLIELAKYVADRPRPATAMVSAQSMSFPSGHAVGVLVAVLVILTIVWPLVNPPLRGWLIVLGALIVVMIGAGRVVLNVHHPSDVIAGWALGYAFFVVCVLLLPPRRPVRATDEIREELDIEP, from the coding sequence ATGACACCCAGGACGCGCTGGCTGCTGGGGACCGCTGTGTTGGCGCTGGGTGTGTACGCGCTGATGTGGATCGGCTATGTCTCGCAGTGGAAGTGGTTGACCGCCGTGGACTCGGCGGCATTGGACCTCGCGCATGACTACGGGGCCACGCGCCCGGGCTGGGTGACCGCATGGGACGTCTTCTGCACCGTGCTGGGCCCGGCCGCCTTCCGGCTGGTCGGCCTGGTCGTGGTCGTCGTGGCGCTATTCCGTCGCCATTGGCGACTCGTGGGATTCCTGTTGATCACTGCGGGGCTTTCGGGACCGCTCATCGAACTAGCGAAGTACGTGGCCGATCGCCCACGGCCCGCAACCGCAATGGTGTCCGCGCAGTCGATGTCGTTTCCGTCCGGTCATGCGGTCGGCGTGTTGGTCGCCGTGCTCGTGATACTGACGATCGTCTGGCCGCTCGTCAACCCGCCGCTGCGCGGGTGGCTGATCGTGCTGGGTGCGTTGATCGTCGTCATGATCGGGGCCGGTCGCGTCGTGCTCAATGTGCACCACCCATCGGACGTCATCGCCGGATGGGCCTTGGGCTACGCCTTTTTCGTCGTCTGCGTCCTGCTCCTGCCGCCGCGACGGCCAGTCAGGGCAACGGACGAAATACGGGAAGAACTCGATATCGAACCTTGA